The Dreissena polymorpha isolate Duluth1 chromosome 10, UMN_Dpol_1.0, whole genome shotgun sequence genome includes a region encoding these proteins:
- the LOC127847060 gene encoding uncharacterized protein LOC127847060 isoform X2 gives MVLGLKWMYLLTNSRTYCTKVNNYIALLFLQGESGSGKSTFLSKLVLDWCEAISPRTEEHTATFTDVDTLNRFKFLFHIPLRDTKGQSEVAEIIKSLIIDRIYSDEEKRKEIYRLLHRIMERKTCIITMDGLNEWRDQSNEIPLPQIATSHKQCVALITTRPWKMLDQRIKDSHIDALLEVEGITSPTELVKRLLRSFQIENLNMHIDFMTYIEERKLSHVLMSPWWLTLLLRLWMDNMYLSNSVCEVNSLLLDSLFKKANTQTGFFNPPPFECLSKTSYIEPNVNILDAISKIAFHFTCTNKRYVVFTESEIRKYLSKQDLKFSLESVF, from the coding sequence ATGGTTCTCGGATTAAAATGGATGTACCTCTTAACAAATTCAAGAACCTATTGTACAAAGGTGAACAATTACATAGCCTTGCTTTTTTTGCAAGGAGAAAGCGGAAGTGGAAAGTCTACATTTCTATCGAAATTAGTTCTTGACTGGTGCGAGGCGATTTCGCCACGAACTGAAGAACACACCGCTACATTCACAGATGTAGACACGTTGAACAGATTCAAGTTCCTATTTCATATCCCTTTGAGAGATACCAAGGGGCAGAGTGAGGTAGCAGAGATAATAAAATCATTAATAATCGATAGAATATATTCGGACGAGGAAAAACGTAAAGAAATATACCGACTTTTACATCGAATTATGGAACGTAAGACATGCATCATAACGATGGATGGTCTGAACGAGTGGAGAGATCAATCGAATGAAATACCATTACCTCAAATAGCCACTTCTCATAAGCAATGTGTAGCATTAATCACAACACGACCATGGAAAATGTTAGATCAGCGTATCAAAGATTCTCACATTGACGCACTTCTGGAAGTTGAAGGAATAACCAGCCCAACGGAGCTTGTAAAACGCTTACTTAGaagttttcaaattgaaaatctTAATATGCATATCGACTTTATGACGTACATTGAAGAACGTAAACTTTCTCATGTGTTAATGTCACCTTGGTGGTTGACATTGCTTCTGCGACTTTGGATGGATAATATGTACTTAAGTAATTCTGTTTGCGAAGTGAACAGTCTTCTTTTGGACAGTCTTTTCAAAAAAGCAAATACGCAAACGGGATTTTTCAATCCACCACCGTTTGAATGTCTGTCGAAAACGAGCTATATTGAGCCGAATGTAAATATTTTAGATGCGATTTCTAAAATAGCATTTCATTTCACATGCACGAATAAAAGGTATGTTGTGTTCACCGAGTCggaaataagaaaatatttatcaaaacaaGATTTGAAGTTTTCTCTTGAATCTGTATTTTAA
- the LOC127847060 gene encoding uncharacterized protein LOC127847060 isoform X1, producing MPQVQIFYILLLDESDTNVFRAVLMENISNVRSLVLDNATLTIHEILQILRMSEPCLERLQTTWSDDLCKALHDMNIRQLVLQVQINVLSVSVVLPSMSKLDYLDIVQSDLNQELCIPASLTTISLRHATCSASFIHMLLVKLSSLHYSIECGFDECTADSLKEHVCKDACDMSNMTIWFAGCSYEFYELFRDTSLFDMKLLTADDVVLASGILPSLSKLQILQLWGNVFGHFDFQFPSSLRKLIIHRGYCFREWLCDLMISISSLGHPIVCQVYDLELLPICDFNTSSSLILASEMISIFTLFDMSNIELHVKTGSSEFFEMFRDTNIPTLWLGTTDAASHASQILPTLCNLQSLNLLGYFMDRCDLQLPVSLQTLIVQEGYCSPEWLCSLITALSSLGHPIICKLYGLELQSICPVNASSSQTKASEISNLISCDMSNIELFVKTGSNALFEMFRDTSLRTLWIGTAAAASHVSQILPTLCNLETLHLWGYYMDRCDLQLPVSLQTLTFQEVFCSTEWLCSLMISLSAIGHRTICKMYHLELQPSDSDNTSNMQIQPYEIISNLNSCDMSNINLHVETGSRELFELFRDTNLNRLSLGTATAASHVSQILPTLCNLEKLYLWGSYMDRCDLQMPVSLQTLIFQEVYCSTEWLSSLMKSLSSIGHRIICKLYYLEHQPSDAINISSSQLQASHLMSCDMSNIEIHVKTCSSELFEVFRDACIFFINN from the coding sequence ATGCCTCAAgtgcaaatattttatattttactccTTGATGAATCCGATACTAATGTTTTTAGGGCAGTTTTAATGGAGAACATTTCAAATGTAAGATCACTTGTTTTAGATAATGCAACACTGACAATTCATGAAATATTACAGATCCTCAGAATGTCTGAGCCCTGCCTTGAGCGATTGCAGACGACATGGAGTGACGATCTTTGCAAAGCATTACATGATATGAACATTCGACAGCTAGTGTTACAAGTACAAATTAATGTATTATCTGTGTCGGTTGTGCTTCCATCTATGTCTAAATTAGATTATCTAGATATTGTACAGTCTGATTTAAATCAAGAATTGTGTATTCCTGCCTCTTTAACAACTATTTCATTACGTCACGCTACATGTTCTGCGTCTTTCATTCATATGCTACTTGTAAAATTATCTTCATTGCATTACTCTATCGAATGTGGTTTTGATGAATGCACTGCGGATTCTCTAAAAGAACATGTATGTAAAGATGCATGTGACATGTCCAACATGACTATTTGGTTTGCAGGTTGTAGTTACGAATTTTATGAACTATTTCGAGATACTAGCTTATTCGACATGAAATTGCTTACAGCAGACGATGTTGTACTTGCATCAGGGATTCTTCCATCACTCAGCAAGTTACAGATACTTCAGTTATGGGGAAACGTTTTCGGTCATTTTGATTTCCAGTTTCCATCCTCATTACGAAAGTTGATTATTCATAGGGGTTATTGTTTCCGTGAATGGCTGTGTGACCTGATGATCTCAATTTCTTCACTTGGACATCCTATAGTGTGCCAGGTGTATGACTTGGAGTTGCTACCAATTTGCGACTTTAACACATCTAGTTCGCTAATACTGGCATCAGAGATGATATCAATCTTCACGTTATTTGACATGTCAAATATTGAGCTACACGTCAAAACGGGTAGTAGTGAGTTCTTCGAAATGTTTCGCGATACGAATATACCTACACTGTGGCTTGGCACGACTGATGCTGCTTCGCATGCATCACAGATTTTACCTACTCTCTGCAACTTACAATCACTTAATTTATTGGGGTATTTTATGGATCGTTGTGATCTCCAGCTTCCAGTCTCGTTGCAAACATTAATTGTTCAAGAAGGCTATTGTTCCCCTGAATGGTTGTGCAGCCTGATCACCGCACTATCTTCACTAGGACATCCTATAATATGCAAGCTGTATGGTTTGGAGCTTCAATCAATTTGCCCCGTTAACGCATCTAGTTCACAAACAAAGGCATCGGAGATATCAAACTTGATTTCATGTGACATGTCCAATATAGAGCTATTCGTCAAAACGGGTAGTAATGCGTTGTTTGAAATGTTTCGAGATACGAGTTTACGTACACTGTGGATTGGAACAGCTGCTGCTGCTTCACACGTATCACAGATTCTACCAACACTCTGCAATTTAGAAACACTTCATTTATGGGGGTATTACATGGATCGATGTGACCTTCAGCTGCCAGTCTCGTTGCAAACATTAACTTTTCAAGAAGTATTTTGTTCCACAGAATGGCTGTGCAGCTTGATGATCTCGCTTTCTGCAATAGGACATCGAACGATATGCAAGATGTATCATTTGGAGCTACAACCAAGTGACTCAGATAACACATCCAATATGCAAATACAGCCATATGAAATTATATCTAACTTGAATTCATGTGACATGTCCAATATCAATCTACACGTTGAAACTGGTAGTCGTGAGTTATTTGAACTGTTTCGAGATACGAATTTGAATAGACTGTCGCTTGGTACGGCTACTGCTGCTTCACACGTATCACAGATTCTACCAACGCTCTGCAATTTAGAAAAACTTTATTTATGGGGGTCGTACATGGATCGATGTGATCTCCAGATGCCAGTCTCGTTGCAAACATTAATTTTTCAAGAAGTCTATTGTTCCACCGAATGGCTGAGCAGCCTGATGAAATCGCTTTCTTCAATAGGACATCGAATAATATGCAAGCTGTATTATTTGGAGCATCAACCAAGTGACGCCATTAACATATCTAGTTCTCAACTTCAGGCATCACACTTGATGTCATGTGACATGTCAAATATTGAGATACACGTCAAAACGTGTAGTAGTGAGTTGTTTGAAGTGTTTCGTGATGCTTGTATATTTTTCATTAACAATTGA